CAACAGGAACGCTGCGTCACCGGCAAGCTGCTTTGATCCGCTGCTCTTTACTTCATCAAGCGCCTGGTCGAGGAATACGGTTCCTGCAGAAAGAGTACGAAGGAAGGTTTCTTCCTCAGCAATTGCAACTCTAAGAATGCGCTCGAATTCGAGCTCTAGCTCTGGGTATGCAGCCTTCATTGCGTCTTTAGACACTGGGAAGAGGTGTCCGAAAGTTGGTTTCTCGACACCAAGTAGGCGCATGGCGCGCACGGTTCGGCGAAGCAAACGGCGCAGAACGTAGCCACGGCCATCGTTAGCCGGCGTTACACCGTCACCGATGAGCATCAGTGCTGAACGAACGTGGTCGGCGACAACACGAAGACGAACATCATCTTCAGTGTTTGCACCGTAGTTTTTACCTGAAAGTTTTGCTGCTAGGTCGAGAACCGGACGAACCTGGTCGATCTCATAAAGGTTCTCAACGCCCTGCATCAAGAATGCAACGCGTTCGAGACCCATTCCTGTGTCGATGTTCTTCTTCGGAAGTTCACCGAGGATCTCGAAGCTGTCTTTGCCAGTTCCCTGGCCGCGTTCGTACTGCATGAAAACTAGGTTCCAGATCTCGATGTATCGATCTTCATCGGCCTCTGGGCCACCCTCACGACCGTAAGCTGGGCCGCGGTCGTAGTAAATTTCAGAACAAGGTCCCGCTGGACCTGGCTGCCCAGTAGACCAGTAGTTGTCCTTCATCCCGCGGCGCTGAATGCGCTCCATTGGAATGCCGGCTACATCGCGCCAGATCTGAATTGACTCGTCGTCATCTTGGAAAACGGTAACCCAGAGGAGCTGCGGGTCAAGCCCCAAGCAACCGCTCTCAACCGAACCAGTCAAAAACTCCCAAGCAAAAGCAATAGCTTCAGGCTTGAAGTAATCACCGAATGAAAAGTTTCCGTTCATCTGGAAGAAGGTTCCGTGACGGGTGGTCTTGCCGACCTCTTCAATGTCGAGTGTGCGAACGCACTTCTGAACACTGGTTGCTCTTGGGTATGGCGCTGGCACAAGTCCACTCATATACGGGATGAATGGAACCATACCTGCAACGGTGAAGAGGAGAGACGGGTCCTCGCTGATTAGCGAAGCCGAAGGAACTACCGTGTGACCTTTATTTTCGAAAAAATCAAGCCAGCGGCGACGAATCTCTGCCGTCTGCACGTTAGATTTCGGTTGGCTGTGAAGCCGAGGTAGTGCCTGAATCTTTAGCGCGCTGAGTGTTCAACTCGGCCGAACGCTCGTTGAAGCCTTCAGTCACGTAGGCACCAAATTCGCGAGCCTTCTGAGTGTATTCCTCAACCAAAGCAGCAGCCTTTGGGTTTTCTTTGATTTGCTTTGCCGCGGCAAGGCCAGCGGCAGTGCCAACTACGAACCAGAAAAATTTCTTCATGAGGTGACCTACTTCTTTTTACCTAGAAAGGTGCTTCGAAGAGTCTGGGTGAGTCCAGCGATCTTCGCTAGTGGTGAACCGACGGTAGCTGAAAAAACTGCAACCAACGAGCTGATGTTAGAGCTAACTTCTGCAACGTTTTCAGTTATGACATCGATCTTATTCAACTGCTTGTTTGTGGCAGTGACAGTTTCGGTGAGTTCAGACAGCAGTGGAGCCACGCTCTCGTTGAGATCTCGGATTGAAGTCCGAGTCTCATCAAGAACACGCCCGAGCTTGAGCAGAGGCACAGCAATAAAAATCACAAGCAAGACGAAACCGCCTGCTGCAATAAGTGCTGCTATGTCTCCACCGCTCATCTGAATCCCCTTTACTAAAAATTATCGAGCAGCGTAGTACTCAACAACAAGCTGAACTTCACAGGTAACTGGAACTTCAGCGCGCTTTGGACGACGAACTAGAGTCGCGTGAAGCTTGTCTAGTGATACGTCTAGGTAGCCAGGAACTGGAGGTAGTACATCAACGTGACCGCCAGCAGCCGCAACCTGGAAAGGCTCGGTTGATTCTGACTTCTCGTGGACGTGTACTAGCTGTCCAGGCTTTACGCGGAATGATGGGCGGTCAACGCGCTCACCATTCACAAGAATGTGACGGTGAACAACCATCTGACGTGCCTGAGCGATGGTGCGTGCGAAACCTGCGCGCAGAACAATCGCGTCTAGACGCATCTCAAGCAGCTCAACTAGGTTTTCACCGGTTAGGCCCTCGGCACGCTTTGCTTCCTGGAAGGTCTTGCGAAGCTGAGCCTCACGAATACCATACTGGGCGCGTAGACGCTGCTTCTCGCGAAGACGAACGGCGTAGTCGCTGTCAGCCTTCTTCTTGGTGCGACCGTGCTCACCTGGAGCGTATGGACGCTTCTCAAGGTACTTAGCGGCCTTTGGTGTTAGGGCAATGCCCAGCGCGCGAGACAAACGAGTCTTGCTGCGAGTACGTGTGGTTTTAGACACGTCTTCCTTTCAATGAATCACGAGGATTCTCTATAGCGGTAAATGTTCACAAATTGGAGTTCATACGAACTCCTCTGCCACGGACCCCTTGGCTATACAGGGGTCGCACCGTGACGAGTACTCAAACAGCCGCGTTGAGCACTCCAGTCGGCAACCTCTCAAGCCTAACAGTTCAGTGCCCGCAAGCCAAGGACCCCGCTACTTTTTATTCCCACGGATGATTGAGCGCAGACGTGCCCAGCGGTCAACAAGATCTCTCTCAAAACCTATTTCTTTGGGTATGAAGTACTTTCGGCTGGCTACGCGGCGATCCAGGTAGTTTTGCTCGACCACTGACTTTGGATCATCGTGCGGATATACGTAGCCAACCCCAGCTCCTGAGCGCGCTGCACCCGCGTAGTTGGAGCTTCTCAGTGCCTTTGGAACTGGGCCAATTCGGCCACTTCTAATGTCCTCAAGTGCGGCATTTATAGCGTTGTAAGCGGAGTTCGATTTAGGTGCGAGGCTGAGATAAATTGTGCACTCGGCCAGCGGAATGCGCCCCTCCGGCATACCAACTTGGGAAACCATCTCGGCTGTAGCAACTGCCAGTTGAAGCGCCTGCGGATCTGCTAGGCCGATGTCCTCCGCGGCCAAGATCATCAAACGACGAGCAATAAACCTTGGATCCTCGCCTGCCTCGATCATTCGGGCTAGATAGTGAATAGCGGCGTCGGCATCAGATCCTCGAACCGATTTTATGAAGGCGCTTATAACGTCGTAGTGTTGGTCGCCGTTTTTGTCATAGCGGACCAACGCCCGGTCAAGCGCTTGGCTGACAGCATCAAAATCAATTTCAGCCACCCCAGCGCCATCTCTGGCAGCTGCCGATGCGGCTGCGGCCTCAAGTATCGTGAGTGCCCTTCGAGCATCGCCGGTGGCAAGCTCAGCGATCTTTTGAATGACTGCGTCTGAAATCTCGAATTTTCCGCCCAGGCCTCTTTCATCGCTCACGGCTCGCGATATCAGTACAACAAGATCGGTCTCCTCGAGCGCCTCGAGGGTGACTAAAAGGGAGCGAGAAAGGAGCGGGCTAATGACGCTGAAACTCGGGTTTTCAGTGGTGGCCGCAATTAGAACAATCCAGCCATTCTCGACTCCCGGCAACAGAGCATCCTGCTGCGCCTTCGAAAATCGATGTATTTCATCAAGGAAGAGGATTGTGCTGACGCCATACGTGTCGCGGTCAGCGCGCGCACGCTCCATAACCTCTCGAACGTCTTTGACCCCGGCAGAGATTGCACTCAGTTCGACAAATCGCCTTCCACTTAGCCGGGCAACTACCTGTGCGAGAGTGGTTTTGCCGGTTCCCGGAGGCCCCCAGAGGATTACGGAAACGTTTGAGGCTCGCTCCCCCGATCGCGAAGGCGCAGCAAGTGCATTGAGCGGTTGCCCCGGACCCAAAATTTTCGACTGGCCGACTACTTCTTCGAGACTTATTGGTCTCATTCGAGCTGCCAGCGGCATTGCGCCTGAATAGAACGATGACTGCTCCGACATGCTCTAAGGCTAGTCGATGGCCCTTGGGGTTTATCGAAGTAAAATCGAAGCTGACAACCTGGAGGAAACTTTGCCGACCAAAAAGACTCTTAAGACCATCGATGCTGCTGCCAAGGCACGAGCAGCCGATTACGCCGCTCAGCAGAAACAGCAGGAGATGCGAAAAGTTCGAAACTCCCGTGACAACCGTATTGCCCTCATTGCATCGGCTGGCGCAGTTGTTTTGGCGCTTGTCCTTCAGCTTGGATACTTTGGCTTTGGCCCGGGCAGTGTGACTCCAAACCCAACGGCTAGCAGCGCAGCTAGCTCAGCACTGGTTCCTTCACCAGCACTCGCTGAAGGTCGCACTTGGAGCGGCTCAATCGAAATCAACGGCAAACCATTGACTGTTGAGATTGATGGCGCGAATGCACCTCAGGCGGCCGCCAACTTCCTTTCACTCGCAAACTCTGGGTTCTACTCTGGCAACACCTGTCACCGATTGGTAACCGAGGGTATTTATGTTCTTCAGTGTGGTGACCCGAATGGGGACGGCACCGGTGACCCTGGTTATAAGTGGGGACCGATTGAAAACGCGCCTGCCGATGACAGCTACAAAACCGGCGTATTGGCTATGGCACGTCAATCAGGAGACGGCTCAACCATGGGCTCGCAGTTCTTCATCGTCTATGAAGACAGCGTCATTCCATCGGATGCAGCGGGCGGTTACACCGTCTTTGGAAAAATCACTGGTGATCTGTCAGCAATCGATGACGTAGTCGCCGGTGGCGTAGAGGGTGGCGGTACCGACGGTAAGCCAGCTGTCGAAGCCAAAATCAGCGCAATCAGCCTAAAATAAGACCTAAGTCTTAAACCGGACTTTCGAATCAGGAGCACAAATGCCTACCACCCCAGCTAACCTCGGCCGCGTTGATGCCGAAAACAATGTTTTTGTAACCGAGGCGGGAGTTGAGCGTAAGGTCGGTCAGTATCCGGGCGTTGCAGCTGAAGAAGCACTGGCTTACTTCGTTCGCAAATTTTCAGATCTTGAGGCGCAGGTTCGAATTCTGGAGCAAAGAGTCGCAAATAAGGTTGAGGCCAGTTCTCTCAAGAAAATTGCTGCAAAGCTTATGGAGGATCTGAAGGAGCCTGCAGCTGTCGGAGACATCGCTGATCTACGTCGTCGTGTCGGCAACCTAGACGAAAAGATCACGGCGCTTGGGGCCGAAAAGTCGGAAGCTAACAAAGAAGCCATCGCCGAGGCGCTTGCCAAGCGCAACGACATCGTTGCTCGTGCAGAGGCGGTAGCCTCACAGGAATCAGCCAAGACTCAATGGAAGAATTCAAGCGCAGAGATGACAGCGCTATTCGACCAGTGGCAGTCACTCCAGAAATCTGGCGCCCGCGTGCCAAAGTCTGAGGCAGATGCACTTTGGAAGCGTTTCTCTGCGGCTCGTACCAAGTTTGATGCTGGCAAGCGTGCCTATTTTGCCGGGCTAGATTCAGCAAATAAGGCAGCGAAGGCCGCCAAGCAAGAGATTGTTGCCCAGGCTGAGGCCTTGGTTTCAAAGGGTGCCGATGCGACTGCCGCATACCGCAAGCTCCTCGATGCCTGGAAAGCAAGCGGACGCACACCGGGTAAGGGTGACGACGCGCTTTGGGCCCGATTCAAGGCAGCTGGTGACGCAATTTACTCTGCTCGTGCAGAAGAAGTTGTTGTCGAAAACGCTGAACAAACAGCCAATCTTGAAGTCAAGCTTGAACTCCTAAAAGAGGCCGCAACCATTGATCCTGATAAGGACCTAGCAGAGGCTAAGAAGCACCTGCTTTCAATCCAGACTCGTTGGGAAAAGGCAGGTCGTGTACCTAAGGACAAACTTCGCGACACCGAAGACAAACTTCGTGCAATTGAAGCCAAGGTGCGCAAAGTCGAAGAAGACCAGTGGCGCAAGACAGACCCAGCAGCAATCGAACGCTCAAATGGCGTTATTGCTCAGTTGGAAGATTCGATTGTGAAGCTTGAGACTGAGCTAGCTGCTGCGAAGGCAACTAAGGACAAGAAGAAAACTGATGCCGCTACCGAAGCACTGAAAGCGCGCCAGGCTTGGCTTGAGGTCGTAAAGGCTTCCATGCAGTAAGAAAGTATTAACTAGAAAAGGACCCAGGCATGTTGCCTGGGTCCTTTTTTAGTTGGACACTCGATAAACGTCGTACACGGCTTCAATCCTTCGCACGGCATTGAGCAGGTGATCGAGAACTGATGCATCGCCCATCTCGAAGACGAATCTGCTGAGGGCAACCCGGTCACTTCTGGTTGAAACTGATGCCGACAGAATGTTGACGTGGTGCTCAGATAGCACCCTGGTTACATCGGACAGCAGACCGCTTCGGTCCAATGCTTCGATTTGAATTTGAACCAGGAAGAGGCTCTTTGAGTTTTCTGCCCACGTGACATCCATGATGCGCTCTGGCTCAAGAATCAGCTGCTCAACGTTCTTGCAATCACGACGATGCACCGATACCCCGCTGCCTCTGGTCACGAATCCGACGATGTCGTCACCCGGAACTGGGGTGCAGCATCGAGCCAGCTTAACCAGCACATCTGAGTCGCCCCTGACCAGAACGCCGGCGTCGTTTGATCGTCTGCGATTCACGCTTCTTGGCGCGGTTGGCAGAGTGAAAACTGACTCATCGTGCTCAGTCTCAGAGACGGCTGCAGTCAGCTTCTCGACTACGGACTGAGCTGAAATGTGGTTGTCGCCAATGGCGGCATAAAGCCCCTCGACATCTGGGTATCGAAGTTCACCGGCCAATTTAACAATCTCGTCAGCTGCCATCAAGCGCTGAAGAGGTAGGTTCTGCTTTCGCATCGCCTTGGCAAGAATTTCTTTGCCGTGCTCGATAGCCTCATCGCGTCGACCAATCGCGAACCACTGCTTGATTTTTGCTCGTGCTCTCGGTGACTTCACGAAATTTAGCCAGTCTTGGCTAGGTCCGGCATCCGGTGACTTCGACGTAAAGATCTCGATTACGTCGCCAGAAACAAGCGCTGTTTCGAGTGGGACCAAACGCCCGTTTACTTTGGCGCCCATCGTCCGATGGCCAACTTCGGTGTGTACGGCGTAGGCAAAGTCCACTGGAGTAGCTCCACCCGGCAGGCCGATTACCTTGCCCTTTGGCGTGAACACGTAAACCTCTTTGGCACCAATCTCAAACCTGAGCGAGTCCAAGAACTCAGAAGGATCCTGAGTTTCAGCTTGCCAATCGGTGAGGTGCTTTAGCCAAGCCAAATCCTCATCAGGAGTCTTCTCAGTGTTGCCGACTTGCTCTTTGTACTTCCAGTGAGCGGCCACACCGTATTCTGCACGTTGGTGCATTTCGTGGGTTCTAATCTGAATTTCAACAGGTCGACCCTGGGGACCCATAACCGTGGTGTGGAGTGACTGGTAGAGGTTGAACTTGGGCATGGCGATGTAGTCTTTGAAGCGCCCAGGCATTGGGTTCCAACGCGCATGGATGGCGCCCAGAACCGCGTAGCAATCCTTTACCTCGTTTACCAACACCCTGATTCCAACGAGGTCGTAGATGTCGTCAAACTCTCGACCACGAACAACCATTTTTTGGTAAATCGAGTAGTACTGCTTTGGTCGCCCAGCAACTTTGCCCTTGATTCTGGCCTCGCGCAGATCCTCTTCGATCGAGCCGATGACACTCTCGATGAACTCTGCCCGCTTTGGAGTTCTCTGGGTTACCAGGTTCACAATTTCTTCGTAGACCTTTGGGTACAGGACACCAAAACTTATGTCCTCAAGTTCCCACTTGATGGTGTTGATTCCAAGGCGGTGAGCCAGCGGAGCGTAAATCTCTAAGGTTTCCTGAGCCTTGCGTCGAGCCGACTCTTCCGGTACAAATTTCCAGGTTCTGGCGTTGTGCAGTCGGTCGGCAAGCTTGATCACTAGGACTCGGATGTCTTTGGACATCGCGACGACCATCTTTC
This portion of the Rhodoluna limnophila genome encodes:
- a CDS encoding DUF948 domain-containing protein, with product MSGGDIAALIAAGGFVLLVIFIAVPLLKLGRVLDETRTSIRDLNESVAPLLSELTETVTATNKQLNKIDVITENVAEVSSNISSLVAVFSATVGSPLAKIAGLTQTLRSTFLGKKK
- the rpsD gene encoding 30S ribosomal protein S4 — protein: MSKTTRTRSKTRLSRALGIALTPKAAKYLEKRPYAPGEHGRTKKKADSDYAVRLREKQRLRAQYGIREAQLRKTFQEAKRAEGLTGENLVELLEMRLDAIVLRAGFARTIAQARQMVVHRHILVNGERVDRPSFRVKPGQLVHVHEKSESTEPFQVAAAGGHVDVLPPVPGYLDVSLDKLHATLVRRPKRAEVPVTCEVQLVVEYYAAR
- a CDS encoding replication-associated recombination protein A, which encodes MSEQSSFYSGAMPLAARMRPISLEEVVGQSKILGPGQPLNALAAPSRSGERASNVSVILWGPPGTGKTTLAQVVARLSGRRFVELSAISAGVKDVREVMERARADRDTYGVSTILFLDEIHRFSKAQQDALLPGVENGWIVLIAATTENPSFSVISPLLSRSLLVTLEALEETDLVVLISRAVSDERGLGGKFEISDAVIQKIAELATGDARRALTILEAAAASAAARDGAGVAEIDFDAVSQALDRALVRYDKNGDQHYDVISAFIKSVRGSDADAAIHYLARMIEAGEDPRFIARRLMILAAEDIGLADPQALQLAVATAEMVSQVGMPEGRIPLAECTIYLSLAPKSNSAYNAINAALEDIRSGRIGPVPKALRSSNYAGAARSGAGVGYVYPHDDPKSVVEQNYLDRRVASRKYFIPKEIGFERDLVDRWARLRSIIRGNKK
- a CDS encoding peptidylprolyl isomerase, producing MALGVYRSKIEADNLEETLPTKKTLKTIDAAAKARAADYAAQQKQQEMRKVRNSRDNRIALIASAGAVVLALVLQLGYFGFGPGSVTPNPTASSAASSALVPSPALAEGRTWSGSIEINGKPLTVEIDGANAPQAAANFLSLANSGFYSGNTCHRLVTEGIYVLQCGDPNGDGTGDPGYKWGPIENAPADDSYKTGVLAMARQSGDGSTMGSQFFIVYEDSVIPSDAAGGYTVFGKITGDLSAIDDVVAGGVEGGGTDGKPAVEAKISAISLK
- a CDS encoding DUF349 domain-containing protein, whose protein sequence is MPTTPANLGRVDAENNVFVTEAGVERKVGQYPGVAAEEALAYFVRKFSDLEAQVRILEQRVANKVEASSLKKIAAKLMEDLKEPAAVGDIADLRRRVGNLDEKITALGAEKSEANKEAIAEALAKRNDIVARAEAVASQESAKTQWKNSSAEMTALFDQWQSLQKSGARVPKSEADALWKRFSAARTKFDAGKRAYFAGLDSANKAAKAAKQEIVAQAEALVSKGADATAAYRKLLDAWKASGRTPGKGDDALWARFKAAGDAIYSARAEEVVVENAEQTANLEVKLELLKEAATIDPDKDLAEAKKHLLSIQTRWEKAGRVPKDKLRDTEDKLRAIEAKVRKVEEDQWRKTDPAAIERSNGVIAQLEDSIVKLETELAAAKATKDKKKTDAATEALKARQAWLEVVKASMQ
- a CDS encoding RelA/SpoT family protein; its protein translation is MTDSTPTGSISTLRSRLPRLFARSGPYASDLNEIIRLAKANHPKADLSIIDRAYAVAELAHRPQVRRSGEPYITHPLAVTHILAELGIGPVTLAAALLHDTVEDTDYSLEQLTKDFGPEVAMLVDGVTKLDKVKFGDHAQAETVRKMVVAMSKDIRVLVIKLADRLHNARTWKFVPEESARRKAQETLEIYAPLAHRLGINTIKWELEDISFGVLYPKVYEEIVNLVTQRTPKRAEFIESVIGSIEEDLREARIKGKVAGRPKQYYSIYQKMVVRGREFDDIYDLVGIRVLVNEVKDCYAVLGAIHARWNPMPGRFKDYIAMPKFNLYQSLHTTVMGPQGRPVEIQIRTHEMHQRAEYGVAAHWKYKEQVGNTEKTPDEDLAWLKHLTDWQAETQDPSEFLDSLRFEIGAKEVYVFTPKGKVIGLPGGATPVDFAYAVHTEVGHRTMGAKVNGRLVPLETALVSGDVIEIFTSKSPDAGPSQDWLNFVKSPRARAKIKQWFAIGRRDEAIEHGKEILAKAMRKQNLPLQRLMAADEIVKLAGELRYPDVEGLYAAIGDNHISAQSVVEKLTAAVSETEHDESVFTLPTAPRSVNRRRSNDAGVLVRGDSDVLVKLARCCTPVPGDDIVGFVTRGSGVSVHRRDCKNVEQLILEPERIMDVTWAENSKSLFLVQIQIEALDRSGLLSDVTRVLSEHHVNILSASVSTRSDRVALSRFVFEMGDASVLDHLLNAVRRIEAVYDVYRVSN